Below is a window of Humulus lupulus chromosome 2, drHumLupu1.1, whole genome shotgun sequence DNA.
TCTAACCCCCAACTCCCATACGAAACACCCCTAAGAGCATAAAAGAGAAACACAGAGAGACAATAAGAATATACAAGTTGATAATATAAAAGCGAAAAAGGTTAAATTCACATCACCACATGAACTCCAACTGGAGCATCTCTAAACTGCAATACCAACCAGTGTAGTATATGGAAAATACTATCAACTTAATCGTAAACCAACAAAAGCAGGCAAAAATAGTTTGTTTTCTAGATCATGCAAAACgtagaaaacaaataattaaacatatcagAGTGTAAAGCTAAAGCAAAGTCAAAATAACTCACGAGCAAGATTTTCTGTTTCATCATCGAGCTTCCTTGTATTCAAAGATGTGCTACTAGAGGCAGCTTTGTTTGTTCCTGCGGTAGCTGTTTAAAATAAAGCAAAAAAGTGAAAATACAGGAATGTAAAAATCTGGCAGACTGGTAAACCAAACGCAAAAACACAAGAATTTAATAgcaaataaatccacatatatGCAGACGAAAACAACAAAGTTTACCCCCTTAAGATTCTGGAACAACGGTAACATGCAAAATTTATTCGAATAATCCAagttttatcatttttaattcAAAAATACTTATTTCCAAAAATTCATTTTAACATAGAACTACATTGTATagaagttaatatatatatatatatatatagtgttttCGGCAATGCATAACACCACAaccatcaaaatattttaaattaaacaaaATCCCAGGTGAATTTCGAAAGAGACGAATACAGTACAGTAAATTCGAAATGATTATCGTTTATCGATTAAACTTAGTCGATAAACAAATAGCACAATAAAACATATCTTTGTGTACAACCTCTAATTGATCAGATACTAAATAATTTCCAGATTGTATATTTTGTTCTGTTTCACTTATGGATGATGAAAATAGAGAGCatataaaaaatgaaataaatataaagCAGAAATACGAACATTTTTTTACAGTCTCAATCTCAGCACCGGCCCGGCGAGCGGCGTTGACGGCTTTCTCGTCTTTCTTGGCGGCGGCGTTAGGTGCCTTCTTCCTGACAACGACGGGCTCCCAATCCTGAGTGATGTGTCCTGACATGGCTATGGATATGGCTTTGATtaaactttctctctcttctaTCTGTTGAGCTAGGGCTTTGTGGAAATGAAATTTGGGGATATCTCGTTTCCTTTCTTGACTAGTTGGCTTGGTCCGTACGCCTGGATTAGCTTATATATTCCCCCAGATTCTCTCACTGATATTTTCGGTTGTCAAAAGTTGTGTGGGTTACCTTTAATATAGCCTAACATTTGGCCCAAAAGTTCATAGTTTCACACTACCAGGCCCACTAATTACCCAGTCCAAAATGACCAAAAATTCAGAgaaaatctacaaaaatgcactaaaaataaaaaaaatatatgaaaaatacggtgattacaaaaatacggaatttttggataaaaatacGGAGTGGTAAAAGTGTAAATATGGAGTGGCTTTTAAATCGTAAATAGAAAtggtaaaatacaattttttatgatcaacgtttacaaacttgtaaatatctgttataAAATTGTTAATATCTGTTACATggttataaataatatttacaaaaatcagttttaaaattttattttttttacataaaacttacgaacaaattcgtaattaattttttatttttgtaacaatagtttacagaTCTAGTTTCATAACTaggaaagatatttttgtaactaacatttacaaaaataatttatagttaagaaatcctaaccaaaatttacataaaatatattataattttccATATGTTataatattgtaccaaaaaattacaagaacaatcaaatttatattatacaacttaaaatataaatttaagatattcattatttataaaacactttattatatatatatatataaaatgcagTTACAGAATAGTGACTTACAATAATTTtataaacaagttttacatttttataacAACAGTttgcaaaactaatttcacaatcaagaagtttatttttgtaactaacatttacataaatatttataaatttatttaacatgattgttacaaaaatttacaagactaattttttaactttaaaatatatttttgcaacAAAACTTAAACTTTGACTGGATTAAGATTTTAGTTTAATATTGAGTGTTGAGATTTGACTAACTATgattttcaaaataatataatatatttttatcacTATCTCTCCTTCTAGTATtaatatatgttacaaaaatttattaatatatatagatgttgtttggtaacacttaaaaaaaaatttatttaattaattaaaaatttgacaattaaatataaaatatgtttggtaactctatttttatttattattttttaaaattttaattaaaatttattaaattttgaaaataaaactttttcactttcaaaattttttaaaaccgttttttatttttctctttttttttttctcttcttcaaatcaacacctcatattgttaaataaaaaataaaaataaaagttatcaaacgcgtttattattttttgtttttaaaaacaaaaaataaaaatagttaccaaatatatttttattttttaaaaataaagaaacaaaaataaaataatatttccaattttgtgtttaaaaaattcaaaaacaaaaaaaaaattccaaacataaccataataaaattgaaagatcatttatatcaatttaaataaaaataccattgtaaacaaattaattataaaaagtaatattaatggtgagaaaaaaaaaaaagtaaaaaggcCCATATTTAATCAGAATTTTTGTGTCTTTAAGTAGACTAGCGAATTCATACTTAATAATAGAGGAAATATATGCGGTGGTGTAAATTCACCGTacaaatcaaaaaaaaaaaattaccgtAAATGATGtaatttttccaaattttatttacaaatccaacaattaaaatattacaatacTAACTAATAAATATCTACGCCGAATTTCAAAATAATTCTACATCTAAATCAACTTTCTTCTCCTCAATATTTCCTCTTTTTTCTCTCATTGTCGATCACTGTGCCTTCGATCACCACACGCATCGGCCCACGAGGAAGCCCACCACCAGATGACCTCGACGCCTAAGTATCACAATCAAGCAGTAAGCCATGCATTCCTATGTGCTGGAAGAGTAACTCACAACTGTTGCCCTTTTGTCCATTTTCTAATGAGTTGTAACATAGTTtctaggggtgagcatctaaaccagCAAACTGCGATGACtgaccgcaccgcaccacactacATCGCAAATCGCGGTGTCAAAAGTAGAATGattcggtatggtttgtatcttaGCTAAATCGCGCAGTGCAGTGCGCGGTTTGGCAGTGTGAAATTTTGATTTACACCACACCGCAACGTATacttataaatatgttaaaaaaaattaaactttacatGTATACTATTTTTTAGTAACTTAATATGAAACTAGAAGCCCACTTAAATTAAGGTATAACCTTATTGTCTAACACATCATACACAACAACAATTCATTCATCTCTCATCTCATTTGCGCATCCTCCCTATCACCATCTCTATCTCACACATTCTTTAATACACTTACACCGtggaaaaccacccaaaccacaccgcaaaaaaatggtttggtttggtcagTTTGGTGCAACGAAATTACACCGTACGGTGTGTTCTAGCTACTACACCATATTTATGACATGGTATATTAAAAAGTATTCAAACCACCCAAACCACAACGCACACACGCCTAATAATCTCGATTGGTACCATTGTGACCATTATCTCAAGATGAACCAACCCCGTCGTTTTCTTGGCGAGTTTGTAGGTATTTCCATCACTTCAAAAGCATTTTACAGTCATATCAAATGTCGATTGGACCCAAGAATGTACAAATGTGACCTATTCTTTGGATGATTATTTTGGTGTATGGCATGCCTAAGTTGAAAAGTCAAGCTTTTAATGGAATTGTCATGTATTTTATTGTAACTTTTTGGTTACTTTTAAATTTGGTTaactgaaaaataaaaataatttaatagtAACCAAATTAATGAATTACTAAAATTTCGTACCatgttattttctatttaaaagttaTCATAAAGTATCCAATAAGCTATTCCCTTACATAAGTTATGAGTATAACAGTAACTATATGATTTTAatgaaaaacaaattaaaaataatttaagcGAATACTGTTGGACTTAGAAAGCTCAAAAGAGAAGAAGTAAGAAAAAAATTCACAAGAAAATATGctctaaatgaataaacatgAACTTCAATTACTTAGTAATTTATACATGTACTTGCAATCTTGATTAAAGCACTGAAACAAAAGAACTAAAACTTAGGCAGAGTTAGAGCTTTGGTGAATAGGTTTGCTTCAATACGAATTTATCATACTTCCAATATCTCAATATATGTGTTAGTTCTGGAATGGAAAATTGAATTGGATGCTAACATTTGAGTAAAATTGGTTTTGCCGAGAGAGGGACAACCAACTTAGGGCCCGTTTGGAATGGCTTTTTGAAAAGCCCAAAGCACTTTTTAAAAAAGCTATTGACTAAGGGCCCGTTTGGAATGGCTTTTTGAAAAGCCCAAAGCACTTTTTAAAAAAGCTATTGACTAAAAAGTGtttggtaaaataaaaaaaatagcttTTTTAGGAATTTAGGTTAAAATTATAGCTTTTTATCAAAGTTGGCCCACACCAACTTTGAGATTTTAGCTTATACGGGAAGCTGAAATTGTggtttaatgatattttttttggaccaaaataccctcatttAAATTAGAATTATTAGGTCTTCTTTTTCAATCGTTAAATCTTCTTCACCTTGCCTCAccatttcttcttccttcttcctcaCGGACTACACTTCTCTGTCAAAAACTCTAGCACAATCAAGTCAAGGTATTTCTCTAACTTTTTTTTTGAATGCTATATTAAACACAGATTTATTAAAgggcattatatatatatatttgtacagTGGTTTGATTATTGTTACTGTGATACTGGGTTATTTGATCTTCTTTATATCAGTATatttgtgtgtgtgtatatatatatatatgggttggACTTGTTTAATGGTTTATTTTGATGCATTTCCTTTTTTTGTTTCTAATGGATATATAGAGTTAGCTACTTTTAGCCTTCTCAAATCCCAAAACCCTCAATCAACCATGAAATTTGTATCTGAACCAGTTAATACTACTTCCAAGTGTCGTCGAGGCCTCATAATCTGCTGCAGTTTGACAGCGGTAGTCTTGATCATGATCACCGCAGTGTTAACCGCCTTGGGCATAACATTTTAATTAGCATATAATatagaaaaacaaaaaatagaacTGTTGTAAGTGTTATATTTAAATTTTGTATGAAatatattatatagaagatatcaATAAAAGACAAATAGCCATAATAACATATCAATAGAAAAACAAAGGAACATcgcaaaacttaattaatttggcAAAACAGTACTGCTTGTTCATTAAGAGAGAAGGCCAAAAACAACTTGGTCAATGGGAATAGaagtttatataaaaatatatataattctatATAGAAATACGCAAATCAAAGGAGAAACATCAATGAATGAACCAAACCCAAACACAGACGAAAACAAGACCAACGTGTTAATTTCTTACAATGCTATGCTGCTGGGCATATTCACATAGATATAGAGATATAGAAAGAAAAAACTTAAAGCACACACGCTTGACGTGGTATTTAATTTGAATCAAATCAATAACCATCTCTATGATTATGATGATGAGGCTTTCAAGTTCAACCTCATCCTTGCCCATCTCCATCAACAAAAACAATCATTTTTCCTCTCTCACGAATTAAAGTCGTATATAAAGTTATATTCAACACTGAGAGAATTAAAGTCATATGTAGAGTTGAATATTCAATACTGACTGAAAAAGGATAGATATGCTTTTTTAATACAAAAACTAGATTAGATTTCTATCTTTTTGTTTTGAgtgaaataaataatataaaggAGATTTCTCACTTCAAAAGTTGATTTATAGTAACCTTTTACATGTATATGAATGTACATATGTGTGTGTTTTATCTTCTCCCAAGGGATTCTTTAAGAATAGTCTTGAAGTTGGATATGTTGAACTTTAGTTGAATTATTTAGTTTTACATAGATGGTAGTGATTGATAAGAGTTGTTGCGTATATGGATACATcattttacttttgtattttttttatacttatCATTTCACTTCACTTTTATTAGatggaaaataaaaataatatttgcaCCAAGAGTGACGTACCAAGAAGTAAAGCAATATGGAATTCAGAGAGTTTGAATTGTTTCTTAGACTTCTGTATCAAAGAGGTTGATGATGGGCATCGTCCTACTACTTATTTAGATAAAGTTGGATATGTAAACTTGATTACAAATATGAAGAAAGCAACTGGAAGAGATTACACTAGACCACAATTGAAAAATAAGTGGGATGGATTAAAAAATGAATGGAAGCTTTGGAAGCAACTCAAGGGAAAAGAAACTGGCTTAGGATGGAATATAAAAAAGAATACAATTGATGCAACTGAAGATTGGTGGAATAGTAAATTACAGGTACATTATAATCTTGTTAAATATTTATATGAAACTAAAAGACTTTTTTTTCATAAATGTTACATTTAATTAACAAACAAATTTTGTAGAGTCATCCCGATGCTGCAAAGTTTCGCATTC
It encodes the following:
- the LOC133817368 gene encoding multiprotein-bridging factor 1b, producing the protein MSGHITQDWEPVVVRKKAPNAAAKKDEKAVNAARRAGAEIETVKKSTAGTNKAASSSTSLNTRKLDDETENLAHDRVPTELKKAIMQARMDKKLTQSQLAQIINEKPQIIQEYESGKAIPNQQIITKLERALGVKLRGKK